A single region of the Brachypodium distachyon strain Bd21 chromosome 3, Brachypodium_distachyon_v3.0, whole genome shotgun sequence genome encodes:
- the LOC112271861 gene encoding uncharacterized protein LOC112271861 — MDDHPAPNRRVANPGVGANQQAQGGNNPLQLDPDMRDHPAPTEQSRANPSTVVRADHTPNQQVQDGGVVPRGRPSTTSDQSNLQAQLADVQAEMADLKMQMQRDREERVGERKYNLEMQMQRDRAEREYSVALQGWLQNYVDLDAPTCAADTTSTWSSWHSGISCIESIWSRWYSCFRYIARSLITVVLPHNSRN; from the exons ATGGACGACCATCCTGCTCCGAACCGGAGAGTAG CCAATCCAGGTGTTGGAGCCAACCAGCAAGCACAAG GTGGCAATAATCCGCTCCAGTTGGATCCGGACATGAGGGATCATCCAGCTCCTACCGAGCAGAGCAGAG CAAATCCATCAACGGTTGTTAGAGCTGATCATACTCCCAACCAGCAAGTACAAG ATGGCGGGGTCGTGCCCCGTGGACGGCCTAGTACAACTTCAGATCAGTCCAATTTGCAG GCCCAGCTGGCAGATGTCCAGGCGGAAATGGCAGACTTAAAGATGCAGATGCAGCGAGACCGGGAGGAGCGTGTGGGAGAAAGAAAATACAACTTAGAGATGCAGATGCAGCGAGACCGGGCAGAAAGGGAATACAGCGTGGCACTCCAAGGCTGGTTACAGAATTATGTCGAC CTTGATGCTCCCACCTGTGCCGCAGATACCACCTCCACGTGGTCGTCCTGGCACTCCG GGATCAGCTGCATTGAATCAATCTGGAGCCGCTGGTACTCTTGCTTCAGATATATAGCACGGTCACTCATAACGGTGGTGCTTCCACATAATTCCCGTAATTAA